A part of Hydrogenobacter sp. T-8 genomic DNA contains:
- the cas4 gene encoding CRISPR-associated protein Cas4 produces MVIRELKYKGTQVAYYVVCKRKLWLFSKGIGFEHLSESVALGKLLDEESFKREREEGFYDEPVRMDFIKTYDGLVVHEVKHSRAIEESHLLQVKYYMYYLKSKGLEVSHGILHYPRAKEIRKVYLSKEDEFIIEDALKGIGYILSLEKPPPIEEKPYCKSCAYEEFCYG; encoded by the coding sequence ATGGTGATTAGGGAGCTTAAATACAAAGGCACTCAGGTAGCCTACTATGTGGTTTGTAAAAGAAAGTTGTGGCTTTTTTCTAAAGGCATAGGTTTTGAGCATCTTTCTGAAAGCGTGGCTCTGGGAAAGTTGCTTGACGAAGAAAGTTTTAAGAGGGAAAGAGAAGAAGGTTTTTACGACGAGCCTGTAAGGATGGATTTCATAAAAACATATGATGGGCTTGTGGTTCACGAGGTAAAGCACTCAAGAGCCATAGAAGAGTCTCACCTTCTCCAAGTTAAGTATTACATGTACTACCTAAAAAGCAAAGGGCTTGAGGTTTCTCACGGCATTTTGCACTATCCAAGGGCTAAAGAGATAAGAAAGGTTTATCTTAGCAAAGAGGATGAGTTTATTATAGAGGACGCACTCAAGGGTATAGGGTATATACTTTCTTTGGAAAAGCCACCACCTATAGAAGAAAAGCCTTACTGTAAGAGCTGTGCTTACGAGGAATTTTGCTATGGGTAG
- the cas2 gene encoding CRISPR-associated endonuclease Cas2, which produces MWIILVYDISTENREGQKRLNKVRKIAKRYINHVQKSVFEGNITKSKLERLKSELLQVINKKEDSLIIYIFDDLVDYKREILTEGEDPTSNIL; this is translated from the coding sequence ATGTGGATAATCCTTGTATATGATATATCTACAGAAAACAGAGAAGGTCAGAAAAGGCTCAATAAAGTGCGGAAGATAGCAAAGAGATACATAAACCACGTGCAAAAGTCCGTCTTTGAGGGAAACATAACAAAATCAAAACTTGAAAGACTAAAAAGCGAGTTATTGCAAGTAATAAACAAAAAAGAGGATAGCCTCATAATCTACATTTTTGACGACCTTGTGGACTACAAAAGAGAAATACTCACCGAGGGGGAAGACCCAACTTCCAATATCCTCTAA
- the zwf gene encoding glucose-6-phosphate dehydrogenase, translated as MNRSFSLFILGGTGDLAKKKLFPALSRLYAKGYLSGLDRVYSLARSKREDWEQVVCRLDAGFGKLCNFLPFDARDWNSYAELGKLIENLKGQELIFFLALSPYLFEDTIRNLGKLLRNYTNPRKIVIEKPFGFDLKSAKRLNDILHRYFIEEEIYRIDHFLGKDTIQNIFSLRFSNTIFEGIWNRNFIEHVKIYALEKVGVEGRGEFYDKVGAIRDMLQNHMLQMLAFTAMEPPAYMSEKFIRDEKVKVLKNTRIEKLTRGQYEGYRQEIGVENSKTETFVLAKVLVENFRWHGVPFYLMTGKALSEKLTQIEIVFREVPQSFTKLLDCKPHQNRIVFQSAPESKLQIVFELRPPTGRFMACPVETFMEYRFPSEFKDAYEVLLLDIVEGDQSLFIRGDEIETLWEVVEPYLNMEDEPFVYPKGVKLPKEAEEFLP; from the coding sequence ATGAATAGAAGTTTCTCTCTTTTTATTCTTGGTGGGACGGGAGACCTTGCAAAAAAGAAACTCTTTCCTGCACTCTCAAGGCTTTACGCAAAGGGTTATCTAAGTGGACTTGACAGGGTGTATTCCTTGGCAAGAAGTAAGCGAGAAGATTGGGAGCAGGTGGTTTGTAGACTGGACGCTGGCTTTGGAAAGCTATGCAACTTTTTACCCTTTGATGCACGAGATTGGAACTCATACGCAGAGCTTGGAAAGCTCATAGAAAACCTAAAGGGTCAAGAGCTTATCTTTTTCCTTGCACTTAGTCCATATCTTTTTGAGGACACTATTAGAAATCTTGGAAAGCTCCTAAGAAACTACACAAACCCAAGAAAGATAGTTATAGAAAAGCCCTTTGGTTTTGACCTAAAGTCCGCAAAGAGGCTAAACGATATCCTACATAGGTATTTTATTGAAGAGGAGATATACCGCATAGACCACTTTCTTGGCAAGGATACCATACAAAACATCTTTTCTTTGAGGTTTTCCAATACCATCTTTGAAGGCATATGGAACAGGAATTTTATTGAGCATGTGAAAATATACGCCCTTGAGAAGGTGGGAGTGGAAGGAAGGGGAGAGTTTTATGACAAGGTGGGTGCTATAAGGGATATGCTACAAAACCATATGCTCCAAATGCTTGCCTTTACCGCCATGGAGCCACCCGCCTACATGTCAGAGAAGTTTATAAGGGACGAAAAGGTAAAGGTCTTAAAAAACACACGCATTGAAAAGCTCACAAGAGGTCAATACGAAGGCTACAGGCAGGAGATAGGAGTGGAAAACTCCAAAACAGAGACCTTTGTGCTTGCCAAGGTCTTGGTGGAAAACTTCCGCTGGCACGGAGTGCCCTTTTATCTAATGACAGGAAAAGCCCTTTCTGAGAAACTAACCCAGATAGAGATAGTCTTTAGGGAAGTTCCACAGAGCTTTACCAAGCTCCTTGACTGCAAGCCACACCAAAATAGAATAGTCTTTCAGAGTGCACCAGAGAGTAAGCTCCAGATAGTCTTTGAACTAAGACCGCCCACTGGCAGGTTTATGGCTTGCCCAGTGGAGACCTTTATGGAGTATAGGTTTCCCTCAGAGTTTAAGGACGCATACGAGGTCTTGCTCCTTGATATTGTAGAAGGAGACCAATCTCTTTTCATAAGAGGAGATGAGATAGAAACCCTTTGGGAAGTGGTTGAGCCATACTTAAACATGGAGGATGAGCCTTTTGTTTATCCAAAGGGTGTAAAACTGCCAAAGGAGGCAGAGGAGTTTTTACCCTAA
- the gnd gene encoding phosphogluconate dehydrogenase (NAD(+)-dependent, decarboxylating): MNIFMIGLGRMGLGMSRRLLSKGHKVAGYDANPEARERARAYMEVLESLEGLSGQKLVWLMVPHEVVDKVLEDIKPYLQEGDIVVDGGNSFYKDSQRRAEALKDMGVYFLDVGVSGGVYGEELGYCLMVGGDRSAFERIEPILRDLSYEGRGYAYLGSSGAGHFAKMVHNGIEYAFMQAIGEGFELLKESGFEYDLKEVARIYNTGSVIRSWLMELTQKVFEDFGDLQELEPYVEDTGEGRWTVEEAIKRAVPVPTIAEALFARFRSRQDNSFRDRLLAGLRFEFGRHQVKKKDE, from the coding sequence ATGAACATTTTTATGATAGGCTTGGGGAGGATGGGGCTTGGTATGTCAAGAAGGCTACTTTCAAAGGGGCATAAAGTAGCGGGCTATGATGCAAACCCGGAGGCAAGGGAGAGGGCAAGGGCTTATATGGAAGTTTTGGAGAGCCTTGAGGGTCTTAGTGGGCAGAAGTTAGTATGGCTTATGGTTCCTCACGAGGTGGTGGACAAGGTTCTTGAAGACATAAAGCCTTATCTGCAAGAGGGAGACATAGTGGTGGACGGTGGAAACAGCTTTTACAAAGACTCTCAAAGAAGGGCGGAGGCTTTGAAGGATATGGGTGTTTACTTTTTGGATGTGGGTGTTAGTGGCGGTGTTTATGGTGAGGAGCTTGGATATTGTCTTATGGTGGGTGGGGACAGGTCTGCCTTTGAGAGGATTGAGCCAATTTTGAGAGACCTATCCTATGAGGGTAGGGGCTATGCCTATCTTGGTTCTTCTGGTGCGGGGCATTTTGCCAAGATGGTTCACAACGGCATAGAGTATGCCTTTATGCAGGCTATTGGTGAGGGTTTTGAGCTCCTCAAAGAAAGTGGCTTTGAATATGACTTGAAGGAGGTTGCACGCATATACAATACGGGTAGTGTTATCCGTAGCTGGCTTATGGAACTCACTCAAAAGGTCTTTGAGGACTTTGGAGACCTGCAAGAGCTTGAGCCTTATGTGGAAGACACGGGAGAGGGTCGGTGGACGGTAGAGGAAGCCATAAAAAGGGCTGTGCCAGTGCCAACTATTGCGGAGGCTCTCTTTGCTCGCTTTCGCTCAAGGCAAGATAACTCCTTTAGAGACCGCCTTTTGGCAGGTCTTAGGTTTGAGTTTGGAAGACATCAGGTAAAGAAAAAGGATGAATAG
- a CDS encoding UDP-N-acetylmuramoyl-L-alanyl-D-glutamate--2,6-diaminopimelate ligase, which produces MNLKEILSYAKGISSNSKEVREGYVFVAIKGTQVDGHDFVEEALQRGALYALVEREVGIKDPRIIKVEDTRRALGELASLFYGEVSKRLKIVGITGTNGKTTTTHIIESILNKAGIKTGLMGTIYYRLGENIYEYEGRTTPDPIKWHSTLKAMWEEGASAVVCEVSSHALDQKRIWGTDFYMVGFTNLSQDHLDYHGTMEDYFLAKARLFEEYAYTYAVINEDDPYGKRLKAIAKNPRTYGREGDLKILDFQTDFEGSRLRVAYEGKVYDFFSNLRGNFQAYNLSLGILVGFLWGLESQAIQEGIRQVQVPGRFETYKGKGFVVIIDYAHTPDALEKVLRTARALCKNRLIVVFGAGGNRDRTKRPLMGKTAEAIADLIVLTSDNPRFEEPMAIIEDILSGIENRGAVLVEQDRRKAIELAISMAQEGDVILIAGKGHEDYQEIKGVKYPFKDSEVVKEVLGV; this is translated from the coding sequence ATGAACCTAAAAGAAATCCTCTCTTATGCAAAGGGTATAAGCTCCAACTCCAAGGAAGTCCGTGAGGGTTATGTTTTTGTAGCCATTAAAGGAACGCAGGTGGATGGGCATGACTTTGTGGAAGAGGCTTTGCAAAGGGGTGCTCTCTACGCGCTTGTGGAGAGAGAAGTAGGCATAAAAGACCCACGCATTATAAAGGTGGAAGATACAAGAAGGGCTCTTGGTGAGCTGGCAAGTCTTTTTTATGGTGAGGTTTCAAAGAGGCTTAAGATAGTGGGCATAACGGGGACAAATGGCAAGACTACCACAACGCACATAATAGAGTCTATCCTCAACAAGGCGGGTATAAAAACTGGTCTTATGGGGACGATTTACTACAGGCTTGGAGAGAATATATACGAATACGAAGGGAGGACCACTCCAGACCCTATAAAGTGGCACTCCACACTAAAAGCCATGTGGGAAGAGGGTGCAAGTGCGGTGGTTTGCGAGGTTTCCTCTCATGCACTTGACCAAAAGAGGATATGGGGCACAGACTTTTATATGGTGGGCTTTACCAACCTCAGCCAAGACCATCTTGACTATCATGGCACTATGGAAGACTACTTCCTTGCAAAGGCAAGGCTCTTTGAGGAGTATGCATATACCTATGCGGTGATAAATGAGGATGACCCATATGGCAAAAGGCTAAAGGCTATTGCAAAAAACCCAAGAACCTACGGAAGGGAAGGAGACCTTAAAATTCTTGACTTTCAAACAGACTTTGAGGGCTCAAGGCTAAGAGTGGCATACGAAGGAAAGGTGTATGACTTTTTCTCCAACCTGCGAGGGAACTTTCAGGCGTATAACCTCTCTCTTGGTATCCTTGTGGGCTTTCTGTGGGGGCTTGAAAGCCAAGCTATACAAGAAGGCATAAGGCAGGTGCAAGTCCCTGGTAGGTTTGAAACCTATAAGGGAAAGGGCTTTGTGGTGATAATAGACTATGCTCATACGCCTGATGCTTTGGAAAAGGTCTTGAGGACCGCAAGGGCTCTTTGCAAAAACAGGCTTATTGTGGTCTTTGGTGCTGGGGGAAACAGGGATAGAACAAAGAGACCTCTTATGGGAAAGACCGCAGAGGCTATTGCAGACCTTATAGTCTTGACCTCGGACAACCCAAGGTTTGAAGAGCCGATGGCTATAATTGAGGATATCTTGAGCGGGATAGAAAACAGGGGGGCGGTCTTGGTGGAGCAGGACAGAAGAAAGGCAATAGAGCTTGCCATAAGCATGGCACAGGAGGGGGATGTTATCCTAATAGCGGGCAAAGGACACGAAGACTATCAAGAAATAAAAGGTGTAAAATATCCCTTTAAAGACTCTGAAGTGGTCAAGGAGGTCCTCGGTGTGTGA
- the cmk gene encoding (d)CMP kinase gives MKIAIDGPAGSGKSTVARKLSQRLGLPYLNTGLVYRAFAYIYREEGPENPILLFENPPLVEILPAETRVFYKGKDISQLLGSEDLGKTASEIASLPAFRERINEFFRSLVGQGQVVAEGRDAGTHIFPDAPIKIFLTASAEERARRRCEQLMAQGIPANYQEVLKAIVERDERDKNRPLYPFRPAEDAIVIDTTSLSPEEVVEKILSLVKERV, from the coding sequence ATGAAGATAGCCATAGATGGTCCTGCGGGAAGTGGGAAAAGCACCGTGGCACGCAAGCTATCTCAAAGGCTTGGCTTGCCCTACCTAAACACAGGGCTCGTATACAGAGCCTTTGCATACATATACAGGGAGGAAGGACCAGAAAACCCCATATTACTTTTTGAAAACCCACCCTTGGTGGAAATCCTGCCTGCAGAGACAAGGGTCTTCTACAAAGGAAAAGACATAAGCCAACTACTTGGCTCTGAAGACTTGGGAAAAACCGCCTCTGAGATAGCTAGCCTGCCAGCCTTTAGAGAGAGGATAAATGAATTTTTTAGGTCTTTGGTAGGACAGGGGCAAGTGGTAGCAGAAGGCAGGGACGCGGGAACGCATATATTTCCAGATGCACCTATAAAGATATTCCTTACCGCATCTGCAGAAGAGAGGGCAAGAAGAAGGTGCGAGCAACTCATGGCTCAGGGCATACCTGCCAACTACCAAGAGGTGCTTAAGGCTATAGTGGAAAGGGACGAGAGGGACAAAAATAGACCCTTGTATCCCTTTAGACCTGCAGAGGATGCAATTGTGATTGATACCACAAGCCTTAGCCCAGAGGAGGTGGTGGAAAAAATACTTAGCCTTGTAAAAGAAAGGGTATAA
- the recA gene encoding recombinase RecA, producing the protein MIEEIQKETLEKRKALENALASIERRFGKGSIMPLKNAEKVKVDVIPTGSLALDIATGIGGIPKGRVIEIFGPESSGKTTLALHIIAEAQKRGGIAVFIDAEHALDPKYAEKIGVDTENLYISQPDYGEQALEIAESLIASNAVDVIVVDSVAALVPKDELEGEIGEAHVGKQARLMSQALRKLKGMAHKANTAIIFINQLREKIGVMFGNPETTPGGRSLKFFADMRLDVRRIGDVKDSGEKTGSRVRVKVVKNKLAPPFQEAEFDVLYGEGICKLCDLIDIASELKVINKSGAWYSYGDIRLGQGKEQAKKFLMENPEIANEIEKKVREVAGLAPVDT; encoded by the coding sequence ATGATAGAAGAAATCCAAAAGGAGACCCTTGAGAAAAGGAAGGCTTTAGAAAATGCTCTTGCAAGCATAGAGAGGCGGTTTGGCAAAGGCTCTATAATGCCTCTCAAAAATGCGGAAAAGGTGAAGGTGGATGTTATACCTACAGGCTCTCTTGCTCTTGATATAGCCACAGGTATAGGTGGCATACCAAAGGGAAGGGTTATTGAGATATTCGGTCCAGAGTCCTCTGGAAAAACCACCCTCGCCCTTCATATAATAGCGGAAGCACAAAAGAGAGGAGGCATAGCGGTCTTTATAGACGCAGAACATGCCCTTGACCCCAAGTATGCGGAAAAGATAGGAGTGGACACGGAAAACCTCTACATATCCCAGCCAGACTACGGAGAGCAGGCTCTTGAGATAGCGGAGAGCCTCATAGCGAGCAATGCGGTAGATGTCATAGTGGTAGACTCTGTGGCCGCCCTTGTGCCGAAGGATGAGCTTGAGGGTGAAATAGGTGAAGCTCATGTGGGTAAACAGGCAAGGCTCATGTCTCAGGCACTTAGAAAGCTAAAGGGTATGGCTCACAAGGCAAACACCGCTATCATTTTCATAAACCAGCTCAGAGAGAAAATAGGTGTAATGTTTGGGAACCCAGAGACCACACCCGGTGGAAGATCCCTTAAGTTCTTTGCGGACATGAGGCTTGATGTGAGAAGGATAGGAGACGTAAAAGATAGCGGAGAGAAAACGGGTAGCAGGGTAAGGGTAAAGGTGGTAAAAAACAAGCTTGCACCACCTTTTCAAGAAGCGGAGTTTGATGTGCTTTATGGAGAGGGTATATGTAAGCTCTGCGACCTTATAGACATAGCAAGCGAGCTAAAAGTTATAAACAAAAGCGGTGCGTGGTATAGCTACGGTGATATAAGACTGGGGCAGGGTAAAGAGCAGGCTAAGAAGTTTCTTATGGAAAACCCCGAGATTGCCAATGAGATAGAAAAAAAAGTAAGGGAGGTAGCTGGGCTTGCTCCAGTTGATACTTAA
- the cas1b gene encoding type I-B CRISPR-associated endonuclease Cas1b: MGRVYYITHSGELRREENTIIFENSSIKKSIPIEDIDELFLFSEVSTNSKALALLSKKGVIAHFFNHYGYYIGSFYPRETNLSGFLLIKQVEHYTNTQKRLYLAKAFVEGAIVNLSTLFGLRKEDYLFALREAKNIPEVMKVEADLRKDFYRRLEQETGWEFEKRTKRPPQNPLNALISFGNSLVYAKVLGEVYHTQLNPTVSYLHEPSTKRFSLCLDIAEVFKPILSDVLIVKLIRDGVLQEYHFSEELNFTYLSPEGRRLFAKAFDELLESTVRHRRLKRKISHRQLIRLELYKLIKHLLAEENYRPLNYASL; the protein is encoded by the coding sequence ATGGGTAGAGTTTATTATATAACTCATTCTGGAGAGCTAAGAAGAGAGGAAAATACCATAATTTTTGAAAACTCAAGCATAAAAAAGTCTATACCCATAGAGGATATTGATGAACTTTTCCTCTTTAGTGAGGTTTCTACCAACAGCAAGGCTTTAGCATTGCTTTCCAAGAAGGGTGTAATAGCACACTTTTTCAATCACTACGGATACTATATAGGTAGCTTTTATCCAAGGGAGACAAACCTTTCTGGCTTTTTGCTAATTAAACAAGTGGAGCACTACACAAATACCCAAAAGAGGCTATATCTTGCAAAGGCTTTTGTAGAAGGAGCTATCGTAAACCTAAGCACACTTTTTGGTCTAAGAAAAGAGGACTATCTTTTTGCACTCCGTGAGGCAAAGAACATTCCCGAAGTTATGAAGGTAGAGGCGGACCTCAGAAAGGATTTTTATAGAAGGTTAGAACAAGAAACTGGCTGGGAGTTTGAGAAAAGAACCAAGAGACCACCTCAGAATCCTCTCAATGCACTTATTTCCTTTGGAAACTCCTTAGTATACGCCAAAGTTTTAGGTGAGGTCTACCATACTCAGCTAAATCCTACTGTGAGCTATCTTCATGAACCTTCCACAAAACGCTTTTCTTTGTGTCTTGACATAGCGGAGGTTTTTAAACCAATACTTTCTGATGTCCTAATAGTCAAGCTTATAAGAGATGGGGTTTTACAGGAATACCACTTTTCTGAAGAGCTTAACTTTACATATCTCTCTCCGGAGGGAAGAAGACTATTTGCAAAAGCCTTTGATGAACTTCTTGAGTCTACAGTAAGGCACAGAAGGTTAAAAAGAAAGATATCCCACAGACAACTTATAAGGCTTGAACTCTACAAGCTAATAAAACACCTCCTTGCAGAAGAAAATTACAGACCACTAAACTACGCAAGCCTTTGA
- a CDS encoding type IV pilus twitching motility protein PilT: MLQLILKRAVELGASDIHLKTASPPVIRLKKKLQRLEDFPVIDERVMEMFLNEVLGKNRRKLAEFEELGETDTSYSLPGVARFRVNVYRQRTSVGMAFRTIPYSIPSFESLNLPAVMKKIVLENTKGLILVTGPTGSGKSTTLASLINIINSTRSDVIVTIEDPIEYLFRDEKSYIVQREVGIDTSSFARGLRAALREDPDVIMVGEIRDPETAQIALQAAETGHLVMSTLHTLDAKETINRLIGMFNLEVREQIRIQLAETLIAIFSQRLLPKADETGVVPAVEVLINTASIKEAIIDPSKLDEISLLLEKGKPAYGTQTFDQHLEELYRNGLIDYNTAIRYASRPTDLELRLKGIASGGRGFI; encoded by the coding sequence TTGCTCCAGTTGATACTTAAGAGAGCGGTAGAGCTTGGTGCATCGGATATACACCTAAAGACAGCATCTCCACCTGTAATAAGACTGAAAAAGAAGCTCCAGAGATTGGAGGATTTTCCTGTTATAGATGAAAGGGTTATGGAAATGTTCCTCAATGAGGTTCTTGGTAAAAATCGCAGGAAGCTTGCGGAGTTTGAGGAGCTGGGAGAGACGGACACCTCCTACTCACTGCCCGGTGTTGCTCGCTTTCGTGTAAACGTATACAGACAAAGGACAAGTGTGGGTATGGCTTTCAGAACCATACCTTACAGCATACCCTCCTTTGAGAGCCTCAACCTCCCTGCGGTTATGAAAAAGATTGTTCTTGAAAATACCAAAGGTCTTATACTTGTCACAGGACCCACAGGCTCGGGCAAATCCACCACCCTTGCCTCGCTTATAAACATCATAAACAGCACGAGAAGTGATGTGATAGTTACCATAGAAGACCCAATAGAATACCTCTTTAGGGATGAAAAGTCTTATATAGTTCAGCGTGAGGTGGGTATAGATACTTCTTCTTTCGCAAGAGGACTTCGTGCAGCACTTAGAGAAGACCCAGATGTTATTATGGTGGGTGAGATAAGAGACCCAGAGACCGCACAGATAGCACTGCAGGCAGCAGAAACGGGACATTTAGTTATGTCTACCCTACACACTCTGGATGCCAAAGAAACGATAAACAGACTTATAGGTATGTTTAACCTTGAGGTAAGGGAGCAGATAAGGATACAGCTTGCGGAAACCCTAATAGCCATATTTTCCCAAAGACTCCTTCCAAAGGCAGACGAAACAGGAGTTGTTCCTGCGGTTGAAGTCCTAATAAACACAGCTTCTATAAAGGAAGCCATCATAGACCCCTCAAAACTGGACGAGATTTCCCTTCTTCTTGAAAAGGGCAAGCCTGCCTATGGCACTCAAACCTTTGACCAACACTTAGAAGAGCTGTATAGAAATGGTCTAATAGACTACAATACCGCCATAAGGTATGCAAGCAGACCTACAGATTTAGAGCTTAGACTAAAGGGTATAGCTTCTGGAGGTAGAGGCTTTATCTGA
- a CDS encoding 3-dehydroquinate synthase II produces the protein MKDFWFWAEEYDKKLITTALESGARVILLSDPSKSSEVKALGRVQVASKEGGDLKEGQDYVYVLIKGKEDEKRAGRFPPHIKVIVETTDWTIIPLENLIAQREELYAVVKNEEEARLAIRVLEKGVKGIVLKTKDINTIKRVGKVLEEEEEKLPLVVVRITRILPLGLGDRVCVDTTSLLNRGEGMLVGNSSGGMFLVHAETEENPYVASRPFRVNAGAVHMYIRVPENKTKYLCELSAGDPVMVYDYTGRGRLVYVGRAKVERRPMLLVEGVYEKKKLSAVLQNAETIRLTRPDGTPISVAELKEGDEVLGYIETPGRHFGMKVEETITEK, from the coding sequence ATGAAAGACTTCTGGTTTTGGGCGGAAGAATACGACAAAAAGCTAATAACCACCGCACTTGAATCTGGTGCAAGGGTAATACTTTTGTCTGACCCCTCAAAGTCTTCGGAGGTCAAAGCCCTTGGTAGGGTTCAAGTAGCCTCAAAGGAAGGTGGAGACCTTAAAGAGGGTCAGGATTATGTATATGTTCTCATAAAAGGCAAAGAAGACGAAAAAAGAGCAGGAAGGTTTCCACCTCATATAAAGGTGATAGTGGAGACCACTGACTGGACCATAATACCCCTTGAAAACCTCATAGCACAGAGAGAAGAGCTCTATGCGGTAGTGAAAAACGAAGAGGAGGCAAGACTTGCCATAAGGGTGCTTGAAAAGGGTGTAAAGGGTATTGTCCTCAAAACTAAGGATATAAACACCATAAAGAGGGTGGGAAAGGTTCTTGAAGAGGAGGAAGAAAAACTCCCCCTTGTGGTGGTAAGGATAACGAGGATACTGCCTCTTGGTCTTGGAGATAGGGTCTGTGTGGATACTACTTCTCTGCTAAACAGAGGCGAAGGTATGCTTGTGGGAAACTCTTCGGGCGGTATGTTTTTGGTGCATGCGGAGACAGAAGAAAACCCCTACGTGGCTTCAAGACCCTTTAGAGTAAACGCAGGTGCGGTGCATATGTATATAAGAGTGCCAGAGAACAAGACCAAGTATCTTTGTGAGCTTTCCGCGGGAGACCCTGTGATGGTTTATGACTACACGGGTAGAGGAAGGCTTGTCTATGTGGGTAGGGCAAAGGTGGAAAGAAGACCTATGCTTTTGGTGGAAGGCGTTTATGAGAAGAAAAAGCTAAGTGCGGTGCTCCAAAACGCAGAGACCATAAGACTTACAAGACCTGATGGCACTCCCATATCTGTGGCGGAGCTAAAGGAAGGCGATGAAGTGCTCGGATACATAGAAACACCCGGCAGACACTTTGGCATGAAGGTGGAAGAGACCATAACGGAGAAGTGA
- a CDS encoding chromosome segregation protein SMC, with protein sequence MRGKQRKRQKFKRTTISLPYDLWETLRIESIKRNISMGELIAKKLKELEKLKEKTTIMQVDEEGLLKPLE encoded by the coding sequence ATGAGAGGTAAGCAGAGGAAAAGGCAAAAGTTTAAGAGAACCACTATATCTCTACCCTATGACCTCTGGGAGACCCTGCGTATAGAGAGCATAAAAAGGAACATCTCAATGGGAGAGCTAATAGCCAAAAAGTTAAAGGAGTTGGAAAAACTCAAAGAAAAGACCACCATCATGCAAGTGGACGAGGAGGGACTTCTCAAGCCTCTTGAGTGA